In Amycolatopsis sp. EV170708-02-1, the following are encoded in one genomic region:
- a CDS encoding amidohydrolase family protein produces the protein MYTKDGESYFIVDAHVALWDARPENQANIHGKQFIDCFYDYHRNLSPESELWSYEEYLYYGGARLMKDLFQDGYVDHAIFQPAHLGAFYKNGFGQTEEAFALARQHPDKLTYNHCFDPRLEQAGLDQLRRDAERFGLKGVKLYTAEWRDDSRGYKLDDPWCRRYLEACLELGIRNIHVHKGPTIRPLDRDAFDVADIDKVATDYTGLNFVVEHCGLPRLEDFCWIATQEPNVHAGLAVAMPFIHTRPRYFAQIIGELLYWLDEDRIQFSSDYALWTPKWLVERFVDFQIPEDMTEYAPLTTDQKRKILGLNAAAMYDLPVPDELQVRRVEPQAVSVA, from the coding sequence ATGTACACCAAGGACGGCGAGAGCTACTTCATCGTGGACGCGCACGTCGCGCTCTGGGACGCCAGGCCGGAGAACCAGGCCAACATCCACGGCAAGCAGTTCATCGACTGCTTCTACGACTACCACCGCAACCTCAGCCCCGAATCCGAGCTGTGGTCCTACGAGGAATACCTCTACTACGGCGGCGCACGTCTGATGAAGGACCTCTTCCAGGACGGCTACGTCGACCACGCCATCTTCCAGCCCGCCCACCTCGGCGCCTTCTACAAGAACGGCTTCGGCCAGACCGAAGAGGCCTTCGCCCTCGCCCGGCAGCACCCGGACAAACTCACCTACAACCACTGCTTCGACCCACGCCTCGAACAAGCAGGCCTCGACCAGCTACGCCGCGACGCCGAACGCTTCGGCCTCAAAGGCGTCAAGCTCTACACCGCGGAATGGCGCGACGACTCCCGCGGCTACAAACTCGACGACCCGTGGTGCCGCCGCTACCTGGAAGCCTGCCTCGAACTCGGCATCCGCAACATCCACGTCCACAAGGGCCCGACCATCCGCCCGCTCGACCGCGACGCCTTCGACGTCGCCGACATCGACAAGGTCGCCACCGACTACACCGGCCTCAACTTCGTCGTCGAACACTGCGGACTCCCCCGGCTCGAAGACTTCTGCTGGATCGCCACCCAGGAACCCAACGTCCACGCCGGCCTCGCCGTCGCGATGCCGTTCATCCACACCCGCCCGCGCTACTTCGCCCAGATCATCGGCGAACTCCTCTACTGGCTCGACGAAGACCGCATCCAGTTTTCCAGCGACTACGCGCTCTGGACCCCGAAATGGCTGGTCGAACGGTTCGTCGACTTCCAGATCCCCGAGGACATGACCGAATACGCGCCGCTCACCACCGACCAGAAGCGCAAGATCCTCGGCCTCAACGCCGCCGCGATGTACGACCTCCCGGTACCCGACGAACTCCAGGTCCGGCGCGTCGAACCCCAAGCCGTCTCGGTGGCCTGA
- a CDS encoding helix-turn-helix domain-containing protein: MESANAVIAPRLRASWQRSARYGAPEDEVRPVFTGSLDTGSLLYECGNEVLRGLQATLANEPVSLMITDSEGLVLSRLCTDASIVRSLDRVHLAPGFYFAESNAGTNGLGLALADRAPTLVRAAEHYCTGLRGYTCAAVPVLDPLTGALAGSVNLTTWSDQSSELLLALAQAAAGNTAALMLARASGRTPRPAPRGEVFRVHSDRFDPADVPSLSPGWSEALDEVGSALSRGRVVAVVGEAGAGKTALASAARRATRPRDRVLNARPPAPDDVDTWLTLWTPELLKDETCVIVSGVDTLPAWAAAELAGLFAQARREGEPPPFVLTAQDAGAIPEALAPLVEVVVEVPALRFRPDDVLPLAHHFARRDRGREVVFTPAAVRALTACDWPENAKQLRWVVREAASRSDVIDSRHLPAEVFSGVGHRLSRLQAMERDEIVRCLAEPGSTVVGAAEKLGMGRATLYRKMGQYGIKARQFRS; encoded by the coding sequence GTGGAGAGCGCGAATGCGGTGATCGCGCCGCGGTTGCGGGCGTCCTGGCAGCGCAGCGCCCGGTACGGCGCGCCCGAGGACGAGGTCCGGCCGGTGTTCACCGGGTCGCTGGACACCGGTTCGCTGTTGTACGAGTGCGGCAACGAGGTGTTGCGGGGTCTGCAGGCGACGCTGGCGAACGAGCCGGTCAGCTTGATGATCACCGACAGTGAGGGCCTGGTGCTGAGCAGGCTGTGCACGGACGCGTCGATCGTCCGGTCGTTGGATCGGGTGCATCTGGCGCCGGGGTTCTACTTCGCGGAGAGCAACGCCGGGACCAACGGGCTGGGTTTGGCGCTGGCCGATCGTGCGCCGACGTTGGTGCGGGCGGCGGAGCATTACTGCACGGGGTTGCGGGGTTATACGTGTGCGGCGGTGCCGGTGCTGGATCCGCTGACCGGCGCGTTGGCCGGGAGCGTGAATCTGACGACGTGGTCGGATCAGTCGTCGGAGTTGCTGCTGGCGCTGGCGCAGGCGGCGGCCGGGAACACGGCGGCGTTGATGTTGGCGCGGGCTTCGGGGCGGACTCCGCGGCCGGCGCCGCGTGGTGAGGTGTTCCGGGTGCATTCCGATCGGTTCGATCCGGCCGATGTCCCGAGTCTGTCGCCGGGTTGGTCGGAGGCGCTCGACGAGGTGGGGTCGGCGTTGAGCCGAGGGCGGGTGGTCGCGGTCGTCGGTGAGGCCGGGGCGGGGAAGACGGCGCTCGCGTCGGCCGCGCGGCGGGCGACGCGGCCGCGTGACCGGGTGCTCAACGCGCGCCCTCCCGCGCCGGACGACGTGGACACGTGGCTGACGCTGTGGACTCCGGAACTGCTCAAGGACGAGACGTGCGTGATCGTCTCGGGGGTGGACACCCTCCCGGCGTGGGCGGCCGCCGAGCTGGCGGGGTTGTTCGCCCAGGCGCGCCGGGAAGGTGAGCCGCCGCCGTTCGTGCTGACCGCGCAGGACGCGGGTGCGATTCCGGAGGCGCTCGCCCCGCTGGTCGAGGTCGTGGTCGAGGTTCCGGCGCTGCGGTTCCGGCCGGACGACGTTCTTCCGCTGGCCCATCATTTCGCCCGCCGCGACCGGGGCCGCGAGGTGGTGTTCACCCCGGCCGCGGTGCGGGCGCTGACGGCCTGTGACTGGCCGGAGAACGCCAAACAGCTGCGCTGGGTGGTGCGGGAGGCGGCGTCGCGGTCGGACGTGATCGACAGCAGGCATCTGCCGGCGGAGGTGTTCTCCGGGGTGGGGCATCGCTTGAGCCGGTTGCAGGCGATGGAGCGGGACGAGATCGTGCGCTGCCTCGCCGAGCCGGGGTCCACTGTGGTCGGTGCGGCGGAGAAACTCGGGATGGGCCGGGCGACGCTGTACCGGAAGATGGGCCAGTACGGGATCAAGGCGCGGCAGTTCCGGTCTTGA
- a CDS encoding NAD(P)-dependent alcohol dehydrogenase, translated as MKAIQVVGYHEKLQLTEVAEPEPTGPHDVIVRIGGAGVCRTDLHILEGQWAEKSGVTLPYTIGHENAGWVHAVGSAVTNVAEGDKVIVHPLITCGLCRACRSGDDVHCAQSQFPGIDTAGGYAEYLKTSARSVVKIDDSLEPADVAALADAGLTAYHAAAKAARRLRPGDRCVVIGAGGLGHIGIQVLKALTAAELVVVDRNPDAVDLAVTIGADHGVIADGTQIDQVLDLTDGEGAETVIDFVGEGGATKDGLAMLRRAGDYHVVGYGENIDVPTIDVISTEINLIGNLVGSYTDLCELMVLAAQGRVKLHTARYPLEEFQTALDDLDAGRIRGRAILVP; from the coding sequence GTGAAAGCGATCCAGGTCGTCGGCTACCACGAAAAGCTCCAGCTGACCGAGGTCGCCGAACCCGAACCCACCGGCCCCCACGACGTGATCGTCCGCATCGGCGGCGCCGGCGTCTGCCGCACCGACCTTCACATCCTCGAAGGCCAATGGGCCGAGAAATCCGGCGTCACCTTGCCGTACACGATCGGCCACGAGAACGCCGGCTGGGTCCACGCCGTCGGCAGCGCCGTCACCAACGTGGCCGAAGGCGACAAGGTCATCGTCCACCCCCTCATCACCTGCGGACTCTGCCGCGCCTGCCGCTCCGGCGACGACGTCCACTGCGCCCAGTCGCAGTTCCCCGGCATCGACACCGCGGGCGGCTACGCCGAATACCTCAAGACCTCCGCCCGCAGCGTCGTCAAAATCGACGACTCTCTCGAACCCGCCGACGTCGCCGCCCTCGCCGACGCGGGCCTCACCGCCTACCACGCCGCGGCGAAAGCAGCCCGCAGGCTTCGGCCCGGCGACCGCTGCGTCGTCATCGGCGCCGGCGGCCTCGGCCACATCGGCATCCAGGTGCTCAAAGCCCTCACCGCCGCCGAACTCGTCGTCGTCGACCGCAACCCCGACGCCGTCGACCTCGCCGTCACCATCGGCGCCGACCACGGCGTCATCGCCGACGGCACCCAGATCGACCAGGTCCTCGACCTCACCGACGGCGAAGGCGCCGAAACCGTCATCGACTTCGTCGGCGAAGGCGGCGCCACCAAAGACGGCCTCGCCATGCTCCGCCGCGCGGGCGACTACCACGTCGTCGGCTACGGCGAGAACATCGACGTCCCCACCATCGACGTCATCTCCACCGAGATCAACCTGATCGGCAACCTCGTCGGCTCCTACACCGACCTCTGCGAACTCATGGTCCTCGCCGCCCAAGGCCGCGTGAAACTCCACACCGCGCGCTACCCGCTCGAAGAGTTCCAGACCGCGCTCGACGACCTCGACGCCGGACGCATCCGGGGCCGCGCCATCCTCGTCCCCTGA
- a CDS encoding iron-sulfur cluster assembly protein has translation MREHDAYTALHAVFDPELDEPVTDLGFVRSLTVEGSEVTVHLRLPTSFCSPNFAYLMASDAKDVLTALDWVERANVVLDDHHDSDLINRGLAADAGYRGTFGDEAEQDLDELRLTFRRKAHTAAMERALTRLLRENRELTEESLHDITLADLPDHRTTHALLRRRAALGLDTAPEAPVLVDDHGTPYPREEVPLRLRFARSVRISIDGNAHFCRGLLRTRYPESATDQAPRNQEVHAS, from the coding sequence ATGCGCGAACACGACGCCTACACCGCGCTCCACGCCGTCTTCGACCCCGAACTCGACGAACCCGTGACCGACCTCGGCTTCGTCCGCTCCCTCACCGTCGAAGGCTCGGAGGTCACGGTCCACCTGAGGCTCCCGACGTCGTTCTGCTCACCGAACTTCGCCTACCTCATGGCCTCCGACGCCAAAGACGTCCTCACCGCACTCGACTGGGTCGAGCGAGCCAACGTCGTCCTCGACGACCACCACGACTCCGACCTGATCAACCGAGGCCTCGCCGCCGACGCCGGCTACCGCGGCACCTTCGGCGACGAAGCCGAACAGGACCTCGACGAACTCCGGCTCACCTTCCGCCGCAAAGCCCACACCGCGGCCATGGAACGCGCCCTCACCCGGCTCCTGCGCGAAAACCGGGAACTGACCGAGGAAAGTCTCCACGACATCACCCTCGCCGACCTGCCCGACCACCGCACCACCCACGCACTCCTGCGACGACGCGCGGCGCTCGGACTCGACACCGCACCAGAAGCGCCGGTCCTCGTCGACGACCATGGCACGCCCTACCCACGCGAAGAAGTGCCGCTACGGCTGCGCTTCGCCCGATCCGTCCGCATCTCGATCGACGGCAACGCCCACTTCTGCCGCGGCCTGCTCCGCACCCGCTACCCGGAATCCGCCACCGACCAGGCACCACGCAACCAGGAGGTCCACGCATCGTGA
- a CDS encoding DUF6493 family protein: MHLDALLTGQPSEVLTRTLELSRAERKALLPELLAAFKDSSEFIEIKPNTYGARNPLRGQQAATALWTVLPASDPLLRKLWIASPTILERVLQDRSLTERKTIALRMIGHHTAWETIRRMILDGDLDPIRTPEYHAGWFRWAGRFRGKPLAERLRAEPGALTELWELLTIEGNGEASFAAFDKYVRDEDKWSTALLELTETGELDRTRLLDLTLDVLARDFAAFRAQWYAALHEALAPTPDERTDAQHRYARLCGSGLPRTVSFAVKALSLVDKQGTLDDEIALQHLPAAAAGRGAATAKLALKLAGRIADRRPELTGLADEVFEAALTHEASDVRAIATARLGVTPDAAPVIETAEYPEPTRTPWDQRETLTIPLEIPDTPAAVAEALSSLLADPDQADLLLAALDGAHRVAGELQDALKPLVKRAARIAAQQYSAAVPKMIATLILGLTGRDVTHPPQVDGWRRPLHHRITALLEGTAVPVSAATHQGGWLDPVVFVARMLEHPDAADDDVADALLRLAPDTRPEALALAADLTGPHADTIRYALGGPAIDATGWIALAAARARHPESADPAAALRGEPGPPITWMAKAGLTHYGSNSLDIEQTPEPVAPDVPWLGTPFDGRATEWLGFTECHEAVSSPYDRDHLEAAVAGNLYFNDIEVGYPVEKAALPSFLDNPSVPGIPGTMLLATTLALKRPAAVQLGTDAVLTLLDRRLLGPRALGAALAVLGPQLIITRLAPRLSVIANEHPTAVLSTLDTLLPKLEPSHRGIFALLELAADLVDRGAGTISAETKEWLTGFKGGSKAAKAASRLSG; this comes from the coding sequence GTGCACCTCGACGCGCTCCTCACCGGCCAGCCCTCGGAAGTCCTCACCCGGACCCTCGAGCTTTCCCGCGCCGAGCGGAAAGCCCTCCTCCCCGAACTCCTGGCCGCTTTCAAGGACAGCAGCGAGTTCATCGAGATCAAGCCCAACACCTACGGCGCCCGCAACCCACTCAGGGGACAGCAAGCCGCGACCGCGCTCTGGACCGTCCTCCCCGCGAGCGACCCCCTGCTCCGCAAACTCTGGATCGCCTCGCCCACGATTCTCGAACGCGTCCTCCAGGACCGCTCGCTCACCGAACGCAAGACGATCGCGCTGCGCATGATCGGCCACCACACCGCCTGGGAAACCATCCGCCGCATGATCCTCGACGGCGACCTCGATCCCATCCGCACACCGGAATACCACGCCGGCTGGTTCCGCTGGGCCGGACGCTTCCGCGGGAAACCACTGGCCGAACGGCTCCGGGCCGAACCCGGAGCCCTCACCGAACTCTGGGAACTGCTCACGATCGAAGGCAACGGCGAGGCAAGCTTCGCCGCCTTCGACAAGTACGTCCGCGACGAGGACAAGTGGTCCACCGCGCTGCTCGAACTCACCGAAACCGGCGAACTCGACCGCACCAGGCTCCTCGACCTCACCCTCGACGTCCTCGCCCGCGACTTCGCCGCTTTCCGTGCGCAGTGGTACGCCGCGCTCCACGAAGCGCTCGCCCCCACCCCGGACGAGCGCACTGATGCGCAGCATCGCTACGCCCGGCTGTGCGGAAGCGGCCTCCCGCGCACCGTCTCCTTCGCCGTCAAAGCACTGTCCCTTGTAGACAAACAGGGCACGCTCGACGACGAAATCGCCCTCCAGCACCTCCCCGCCGCGGCGGCCGGACGCGGCGCCGCCACCGCCAAACTCGCCCTCAAGCTCGCCGGACGTATCGCCGACCGCCGACCCGAACTCACCGGCCTCGCGGACGAAGTCTTCGAAGCGGCGCTCACCCACGAGGCCTCCGACGTCCGCGCCATCGCCACCGCCCGGCTCGGCGTCACTCCGGACGCGGCACCCGTCATCGAGACCGCCGAGTACCCGGAACCCACCCGGACACCATGGGACCAGCGCGAAACGCTGACCATCCCGCTCGAAATCCCCGACACCCCGGCCGCGGTCGCCGAAGCCCTGTCCTCCCTGCTCGCCGACCCCGACCAGGCCGACCTACTCCTCGCCGCCCTCGACGGCGCCCACCGCGTCGCGGGCGAACTCCAGGACGCCCTCAAACCGCTGGTGAAACGCGCCGCCAGGATCGCCGCCCAGCAGTACAGCGCGGCAGTACCGAAGATGATCGCCACCCTCATCCTCGGCCTCACCGGCCGCGACGTGACCCACCCACCGCAGGTCGACGGCTGGCGCCGTCCTCTCCACCACCGGATCACCGCCTTGCTCGAAGGCACGGCCGTCCCCGTCTCCGCCGCCACCCACCAAGGCGGCTGGCTCGATCCGGTCGTCTTCGTCGCCCGCATGCTCGAACACCCCGACGCGGCAGACGACGACGTCGCCGACGCACTGCTCCGGCTCGCCCCGGACACCAGGCCCGAAGCCCTCGCACTCGCCGCGGACCTCACCGGACCACACGCCGACACCATCCGCTACGCCCTCGGCGGCCCCGCCATCGACGCCACCGGCTGGATCGCCTTGGCCGCGGCCCGCGCCCGGCACCCCGAATCCGCCGACCCCGCCGCCGCACTCCGCGGCGAACCCGGACCGCCGATCACCTGGATGGCGAAAGCCGGCCTTACCCACTACGGCTCGAACTCACTCGACATCGAACAAACCCCGGAACCCGTCGCGCCGGACGTTCCCTGGCTCGGAACGCCCTTCGACGGCCGAGCCACCGAGTGGCTCGGCTTCACCGAATGCCACGAGGCGGTCTCCTCCCCGTATGACCGCGACCACCTCGAAGCCGCCGTCGCCGGAAACCTGTACTTCAACGACATCGAAGTCGGCTATCCCGTGGAGAAGGCCGCGCTGCCCTCGTTTCTCGACAACCCCTCGGTCCCGGGCATCCCCGGCACGATGCTCCTCGCCACCACCCTCGCACTGAAACGTCCGGCCGCCGTCCAGCTCGGCACGGACGCCGTGCTGACCCTGCTGGACCGGCGGCTGCTCGGCCCCCGCGCACTCGGCGCTGCACTGGCCGTACTCGGCCCGCAGCTCATCATCACGCGGCTGGCACCCCGGCTCTCGGTCATCGCGAACGAACACCCGACCGCAGTTCTGTCCACACTGGACACTTTGCTGCCGAAGCTCGAACCCTCCCACCGCGGCATCTTCGCGTTGCTGGAACTCGCCGCGGACCTTGTGGACCGCGGAGCGGGCACGATCAGCGCCGAAACGAAGGAGTGGCTCACCGGCTTCAAAGGCGGTTCGAAAGCGGCGAAGGCGGCGTCACGACTCAGCGGCTGA